Proteins encoded within one genomic window of Brassica rapa cultivar Chiifu-401-42 chromosome A09, CAAS_Brap_v3.01, whole genome shotgun sequence:
- the LOC103833905 gene encoding B3 domain-containing protein At2g32645: protein MLYKMLVHILFTRKLCLPDFLSEEESRVIYKQSVLKDRTEGLSVVLVDPLLKKHVVDLRKWKMGGRWNYVFVDGWNQVVSTNTFKVGDIYHVWSFRSRGGNLCFALVPPRNSSDSGHGGSNSCLSSW from the exons ATGTTATATAAAATGTTAGTGCATATCTTGTTTACTAGGAAACTATGCTTACCAG ACTTTCTGTCGGAGGAGGAGAGCAGAGTCATATACAAACAGTCGGTACTCAAGGATCGTACGGAAGGACTGAGTGTTGTTCTGGTGGATCCTCTCTTAAAGAAGCATGTGGTTGATCTAAGGAAGTGGAAGATGGGTGGAAGGTGGAACTACGTCTTCGTTGATGGTTGGAACCAAGTTGTCTCCACCAACACGTTTAAGGTCGGCGACATCTATCATGTCTGGTCTTTTCGATCCCGAGGAGGTAACCTCTGCTTTGCTCTCGTCCCTCCTAGAAACTCCAGCGATTCTGGTCACGGCGGCTCTAATTCCTGCCTCTCTTCTTGGTGA
- the LOC103833906 gene encoding protein trichome birefringence-like 23 — translation MKLKWESISTLHQNVFLVKVLAAVFITGLAFRFYAVRFGQVSVNEISDPQISPPSVIISENEDLLPIDIEVEKCDLFTGKWIRDPLGPIYTNGSCGVVVDSHQNCITNGRPDSGFLYWKWKPNDCSLPRFDALRFLQLMRNKSWAFIGDSISRNHVESLLCMLSTVEKPVEVYHDEEYRSKRWLFPLHNLTISNIWSPFLVKAAIFEDSSGVSSAAVQLHLDILDNTWTDLFPSIDFAIISSGEWFLKTAVYHENATLVGCHGCPQSSNITDLGFDYAYNTSLRHVMDFIARSNTKGMIFFRTSIPDHFENGEWHNGGTCKKTEPVNEDEVEMKVLNKILRDVEISQFERVNTEMGQEAGHFKLLDFAGMLLTRPDGHPGPYREFRPFDKDKNAKVQNDCLHWCLPGPIDYLNDVILEIIVNG, via the exons atgaagctaAAATGGGAATCAATCTCTACTCTTCACCAAAACGTCTTCCTCGTCAAGGTCCTCGCTGCCGTTTTCATAACCGGTCTCGCCTTCCGCTTCTACGCCGTCCGCTTCGGCCAAGTGTCGGTGAACGAAATCTCCGATCCTCAGATCTCTCCTCCTTCGGTTATCATATCGGAGAACGAGGATCTCCTCCCCATCG ATATTGAGGTGGAGAAGTGTGATCTCTTCACGGGGAAATGGATCAGAGACCCTTTAGGACCAATCTATACCAATGGCTCATGTGGTGTCGTCGTTGATAGTCACCAGAATTGCATTACCAATGGCCGTCCTGACTCCGGTTTTCTCTACTGGAAATGGAAGCCTAACGACTGCTCCCTGCCCCGCTTCGACGCTCTTAGGTTTCTGCAGCTTATGAGGAACAAGTCTTGGGCTTTCATTGGTGACTCCATTTCGCGTAACCATGTCGAGTCTTTGCTTTGCATGCTCTCCACT gTTGAAAAACCGGTTGAAGTGTACCACGACGAGGAGTACAGATCAAAGCGTTGGCTTTTTCCTCTACATAATCTGACAATCTCCAACATCTGGTCACCGTTTCTTGTTAAAGCAGCCATTTTTGAAGACTCAAGTGGTGTCTCATCTGCTGCAGTCCAGCTTCACCTTGATATACTCGACAACACATGGACTGATCTGTTTCCCAGCATTGACTTTGCCATCATCTCTTCCGGGGAATGGTTCTTGAAAACCGCGGTCTACCACGAGAATGCTACTCTTGTTGGCTGCCATGGCTGCCCGCAAAGTTCCAACATAACGGACTTAGGATTCGACTATGCTTACAACACGTCCTTGCGCCATGTGATGGACTTCATCGCAAGATCCAACACTAAAGGCATGATCTTTTTCCGGACTTCGATACCTGATCACTTTGAAAACGGTGAATGGCATAACGGAGGGACCTGTAAGAAAACAGAACCGGTGAACGAGGATGAGGTCGAGATGAAAGTTTTGAACAAGATATTGAGAGATGTAGAGATTAGTCAGTTCGAGAGGGTAAATACAGAGATGGGTCAGGAGGCTGGGCATTTTAAGCTTCTGGACTTTGCCGGAATGTTGCTGACCCGACCCGATGGGCACCCGGGTCCGTATAGAGAGTTCAGGCCGTTTGATAAGGACAAGAACGCAAAGGTACAGAACGATTGTCTGCATTGGTGCTTGCCTGGTCCGATTGATTACTTGAACGATGTTATATTGGAGATCATAGTGAATGGCTGA
- the LOC103833907 gene encoding LOW QUALITY PROTEIN: high mobility group B protein 13 (The sequence of the model RefSeq protein was modified relative to this genomic sequence to represent the inferred CDS: substituted 1 base at 1 genomic stop codon), producing the protein MATVADPAPAKKSRNSRKALKQKNEMVESPLLSPAKGKETKSYEKDLMEMQAMLEKMKIEKEKTEDLLKEKDEILRKKEEELETRDVEQEKLKVELKKLQKMKEFKPNMTLAFCQSLAQTEDDKKGKKKKKKDCPETKRPSTPYILWCKDNWNEVKKENPDSDFKETSNILGAKWKTLSVEEKKPYEEKYKADKEAYLQVITKEKREREAMKLLEDEHKQKTAMELLDQYLHFVQEAEQEDNNKKTKKVKDPLKPKQPISAYLIYANERRPVLREDNKSVIEVAKLTGEEXKNLSEEQKAPYDKMAKKNKEIYLEEMEGYKRTKEEEAMSQKKEEEELMKLHKQEALQLLKKKEKADHIIKKKKETTKNKKKNEDVDPNKPKKPASSFFLFCKDARKSLAEEHPGINNSTLTAHISLKWKELGEEERQMYNGKAGELMEAYKKEVEEYNKTKAAA; encoded by the exons ATGGCTACAGTCGCAGATCCTGCTCCTGCTAAGAAATCGAGAAACAGCAGAAAAGCGTTGAAGCAGAAGAATGAGATGGTGGAGTCACCGTTGTTATCCCCAGCGAAGGGGAAAGAAACGAAGTCATACGAGAAAGACCTGATGGAGATGCAGGCGAtgttggagaagatgaagatcgAGAAAGAGAAAACAGAGGATCTGCTGAAGGAGAAGGACGAGATCCTGAGGAAGAAGGAGGAGGAACTCGAAACGAGAGACGTGGAACAGGAGAAGCTGAAGGTGGAGCTGAAGAAGCTTCAAAAGATGAAGGAGTTCAAGCCTAACATG ACTTTAGCTTTCTGTCAATCTTTGGCACAAACTGAAGACGACAAgaaggggaagaagaagaagaagaaggattgTCCTGAGACGAAGAGACCTTCCACGCCATACATATTGTGGTGCAAGGATAATTGGAACGAAGTCAAGAAGGAGAACCCAGATTCGGACTTCAAGGAGACTTCCAACATTCTCGGTGCTAAGTGGAAGACTCTGAGTGTGGAAGAGAAGAAGCCTTACGAGGAGAAGTATAAGGCTGATAAGGAAGCTTATCTCCAGGTTATCACAAAGGAGAAGCGAGAGCGAGAAGCCATGAAGCTTCTGGAAGATGAGCACAAGCAGAAGACTGCTATGGAGCTGCTTGATCAGTATCTCCACTTTGTTCAAGAAGCTGAACAGGAGGATAACAATAAGAAGACAAA GAAGGTAAAGGATCCTCTGAAGCCTAAGCAACCCATCTCTGCTTACTTGATCTATGCAAATGAGAGGAGGCCTGTTTTACGAGAAGATAACAAGAGCGTTATAGAG GTTGCAAAGTTAACGGGAGAGGAGTAGAAGAACTTGTCTGAGGAACAAAAGGCTCCCTACGATAAG ATGGCAAAGAAGAACAAGGAGATATACCTGGAAGAGATGGAAGGATATAAGAGGACAAAGGAAGAAGAAGCGATGAGccagaagaaagaagaagaggaactcATGAAACTCCACAAACAAGAAGCTCTCCAACTTctcaagaagaaggagaaagctGACCACATCATAAAG aagaagaaagaaacaacgaagaacaagaagaagaacgagGATGTTGATCCTAACAAACCAAAGAAGCCTGCTTCTTCATTCTTTCTCTTCTG CAAAGATGCAAGAAAGAGTTTGGCAGAGGAGCATCCTGGGATTAACAATTCAACTCTTACAGCCCACATTTCATTGAAATGGAAG GAACTGGGGGAAGAAGAAAGGCAAATGTATAACGGAAAAGCTGGAGAGTTAATGGAAGCGTACAAGAAAGAAGTGGAAGAGTACAACAAGACCAAGGCTGCTGCGTAG
- the LOC103833908 gene encoding single-stranded DNA-binding protein, mitochondrial: MNSLAIRVSKLLRSSPPLLLLHGRSWFSTGPIDEEGLEEDFEETISERPELQPQGVDPRKGWGFRGVHRAIICGKVGQAPLQKILRNGRTVTIFTVGTGGMFDQRLMGATNQPKPAQWHRIAVHNEVLGSYAVQKLAKNSSVYVEGDIETRVYNDSISSEVKSIPEICIRRDGKIRLIKYGESISKISFDELKEGLI, from the exons ATGAACTCACTCGCTATCCGAGTTTCCAAGCTTCTGAGATcctctcctcctcttcttctgctTCATGGGAGGTCTTGGTTCTCGACTGGTCCCATCGACGAGGAAGGGCTGGAAGAAGATTTTGAAGAAACCATCTCAGAAAGACCCGAGCTTCAGCCTCAGGGTGTTGATCCCCGTAAAGGTTGGGGCTTTCGCGGTGTCCACCGG GCCATCATTTGTGGGAAGGTAGGTCAAGCACCGTTACAGAAGATCTTGAGGAACGGGCGGACAGTAACCATCTTCACTGTTGGAACAGGGGGCATGTTTGATCAGAGGCTTATGGGAGCAACTAACCAGCCTAAACCTGCTCAGTGGCATAGAATCGCTGTCCACAACGAAGTGCTTGGCTCTTACGCTGTCCAAAAGCTCGCTAAAAA CTCGTCGGTTTATGTCGAAGGTGATATTGAGACTAGAGTGTATAATGACAGCATCAGCAGTGAAGTGAAGAGTATCCCTGAGATTTGCATTCGTCGTGATG GCAAGATTCGGCTGATCAAATACGGGGAAAGCATTAGCAAGATCTCCTTCGATGAGCTAA AAGAAGGATTGATTTAG
- the LOC103833910 gene encoding probable protein phosphatase 2C 54 isoform X1 — MEKDTTRPILSGDCDSSDTKRVRMADPGSTVDRERRPVKLQKLEENGDVGSTSGATKVPVDSQMADVTINDLDRKTNAGHGVVSVMGRQRAMTTAVSTVVNEIPSYDIFGIFDGLRLAKFFEERLRRLVKEEVASCHSRGVAADWNKVMSSCFSEAVGTVRSAAAKAVVTIVGKEEVISLCRGGARAVLYSNGGIALPLCHIHIHQSGVDQQLKIHKRTMIDDFIVLACEGLWNVVSDDDTYQLVKRCLYDKSPAGGTRESSSTKAAVILAELAIARGSKENINVIVIDLKSSTVY; from the exons ATGGAAAAGGATACTACTCGGCCCATTCTATCCGGCGACTGTGACTCCAGCGATACCAAGCGGGTAAGAATGGCTGATCCGGGATCTACCGTTGACAGAGAGCGCAGGCCTGTGAAACTACAAAAACTCGAAGAGAACG GAGATGTAGGGTCGACATCAGGCGCAACAAAGGTCCCTGTCGATTCACAAATGGCTGACGTGACAATTAACGATCTAGACAGAAAAACAAACGCCGGCCACGGAGTAGTCTCGGTCATGGGACGGCAGAGAGCTATGACAACCGCCGTTTCCACCGTCGTTAATGAGATCCCGTCTTATGATATTTTCGGAATTTTCGACGGTCTTAGACTAGCTAAATTCTTTGAGGAGAGGCTGCGTCGGCTCGTGAAGGAAGAGGTAGCGTCATGCCATAGTCGTGGAGTGGCGGCAGACTGGAATAAGGTGATGAGCTCATGTTTTTCGGAAGCGGTGGGGACGGTGAGGTCTGCGGCTGCCAAAGCTGTGGTTACGATTGTAGGAAAAGAGGAGGTGATTTCGCTTTGTCGTGGCGGCGCAAGGGCGGTTCTTTACTCTAACGGCGGAATCGCTTTACCTCTTTGCCATATCCATATTCACCAG AGTGGTGTGGACCAGCAACTGAAGATCCATAAGCGAACAATGATAGATGATTTCATAGTACTTGCATGCGAAGGTCTATGGAATGTCGTCTCCGACGACGACACATATCAGCTTGTCAAACGTTGTCTCTACGATAAATCTCCAGCGGG AGGTACGAGGGAATCGAGTTCCACAAAGGCTGCCGTAATTTTAGCAGAGCTTGCAATTGCTAGAGGAagcaaagaaaatataaatgtcATCGTTATTGATCTCAAGAGTTCTACTGTTTATTAG
- the LOC103833910 gene encoding probable protein phosphatase 2C 54 isoform X2, whose amino-acid sequence MCKGGDVGSTSGATKVPVDSQMADVTINDLDRKTNAGHGVVSVMGRQRAMTTAVSTVVNEIPSYDIFGIFDGLRLAKFFEERLRRLVKEEVASCHSRGVAADWNKVMSSCFSEAVGTVRSAAAKAVVTIVGKEEVISLCRGGARAVLYSNGGIALPLCHIHIHQSGVDQQLKIHKRTMIDDFIVLACEGLWNVVSDDDTYQLVKRCLYDKSPAGGTRESSSTKAAVILAELAIARGSKENINVIVIDLKSSTVY is encoded by the exons ATGTGTAAAGGTG GAGATGTAGGGTCGACATCAGGCGCAACAAAGGTCCCTGTCGATTCACAAATGGCTGACGTGACAATTAACGATCTAGACAGAAAAACAAACGCCGGCCACGGAGTAGTCTCGGTCATGGGACGGCAGAGAGCTATGACAACCGCCGTTTCCACCGTCGTTAATGAGATCCCGTCTTATGATATTTTCGGAATTTTCGACGGTCTTAGACTAGCTAAATTCTTTGAGGAGAGGCTGCGTCGGCTCGTGAAGGAAGAGGTAGCGTCATGCCATAGTCGTGGAGTGGCGGCAGACTGGAATAAGGTGATGAGCTCATGTTTTTCGGAAGCGGTGGGGACGGTGAGGTCTGCGGCTGCCAAAGCTGTGGTTACGATTGTAGGAAAAGAGGAGGTGATTTCGCTTTGTCGTGGCGGCGCAAGGGCGGTTCTTTACTCTAACGGCGGAATCGCTTTACCTCTTTGCCATATCCATATTCACCAG AGTGGTGTGGACCAGCAACTGAAGATCCATAAGCGAACAATGATAGATGATTTCATAGTACTTGCATGCGAAGGTCTATGGAATGTCGTCTCCGACGACGACACATATCAGCTTGTCAAACGTTGTCTCTACGATAAATCTCCAGCGGG AGGTACGAGGGAATCGAGTTCCACAAAGGCTGCCGTAATTTTAGCAGAGCTTGCAATTGCTAGAGGAagcaaagaaaatataaatgtcATCGTTATTGATCTCAAGAGTTCTACTGTTTATTAG
- the LOC103833956 gene encoding uncharacterized protein LOC103833956 translates to MIQQLLQGMQIQGKALNQVSTDINTRMDNMFTELNTKYDTVSNHIKRIDVQLAQTAESVKRQQGMLPGKSVMNPRVEHCNATELRCEKAEGKEPEQLSAETAPSAEERTKQHASSEVTAPDEPIEIPPVRVYVPKVPYPIPPRYLMDPISAEQLAGFRKMVDDPRKFIFPCSTARVEFKEALCESRSSVNLVSKAIVDELGIVDVEPSLVTLSFANSSMGVPYGTICNLLVQVGDCILHTEFQVVEMSKDHEMPLIFGMSFMTIVGAIIDLPNKRVSFSNINKKVFYKAVPTRFSTLTRLLHFSGQWRKAENCS, encoded by the exons ATGATACAACAGTTGTTGCAGGGTATGCAAATTCAGGGCAAGGCATTGAATCAGGTTTCTACAGACATCAACACCAGGATGGACAACATGTTCACCGAGCTGAATACAAAGTATGATACTGTGAGCAACCACATAAAGAGGATTGATGTTCAGCTTGCGCAGACAGCTGAGAGTGTTAAGAGGCAGCAAGGTATGCTTCCTGGAAAGAGTGTGATGAATCCTAGGGTTGAGCACTGTAATGCAACAGAGCTGAGATGTGAGAAAGCTGAGGGAAAAGAACCAGAGCAACTGTCTGCTGAGACTGCTCCAAGCGCagaagagagaacaaagcaGCATGCTAGCTCTGAAGTGACTGCTCCCGACGAACCTATTGAGATTCCACCAGTGCGAGTCTATGTTCCTAAGGTTCCAtatccaattccacctagaTATTTGATGGATCCTATTAGTGCAGAGCAGCTGGCTGGGTTTAGGaagatg GTTGATGACCCTAGAAAGTTTATTTTTCCTTGTTCCACTGCTAGAGTGGAATTCAAGGAAGCTCTTTGTGAATCTAGGTCTAGTGTGAACCTTGTCTCAAAAGCGATTGTAGACGAACTGGGCATTGTTGATGTTGAGCCTTCTCTGGTGACTCTGTCTTTTGCAAACTCTTCCATGGGAGTCCCTTATGGCACAATTTGCAACCTTCTTGTCCAAGTTGGAGATTGTATTCTCCATACTGAATTTCAGGTTGTTGAGATGAGcaaggatcatgagatgcctttgatctTTGGAATGTCATTTATGACTATAGTTGGAGCAATCATCGACCTGCCTAATAAGAGAGTTTccttctccaacatcaacaagaaagttttctacaaggctgtCCCCACCAGATTTTCCACACTTACACGCCTCTTGCATTTCAGTGGTCAGTGGAGAAAGGCTGAAAATTGTTCCTAA